Part of the Desertifilum tharense IPPAS B-1220 genome, GCAGGGGTGCAGCTAGCCGAAACAGAACTTTACTCAGATTCAATTGGTACGCCAGGGAGCGGAGCCGATTCTTATATTAGGATGATGGTCTCTAATACGCGAGCGATTGTTGAGGCTTTGGGAGGTCAATATACTCCCTTTGAACAAAATTAGTATCTTTGCAAGAGCCTTCATTCTTGAAACAGTCCGGGATCTGCCTACTCAAAGCGTGTTAAAATTCTTTTCAATTCTGAAAAATTGTGTTGGAGAGTCAATTTAAACATGGAAGCGGCACTGCTACTGGCTAAGTTACCTGAAGCTTACTCCTTGTTCGATCCTCTGGTCGATGTTCTGCCTGTTATTCCTGT contains:
- a CDS encoding photosystem II reaction center protein K translates to MEAALLLAKLPEAYSLFDPLVDVLPVIPVFFLLLAFVWQAAVGFR